The Malus domestica chromosome 06, GDT2T_hap1 genome has a segment encoding these proteins:
- the LOC139197239 gene encoding uncharacterized protein: protein MRRASTLASLPRLSRSLSTAHGGAASTSAPATYGLLQVALYGTTSTGSQARRRWFDSFSGGSGRKLAIGVAGTLASVAVATSLAPEVYAKEPPPAALVPKEVVLYQYEACPFCNKVKAFLDYHDIPYKVVEVNPLSKKEIKWSDYKKVPILMVDGEQLVDSSAIIDQLNSKIVPERAAASSPDDDEEKKWRQWVDNHLVHMLSPNIYRNTSEALESFDYITSNGNFSYTEKISVKYAGAAAMYFVSKKLKKKYNITDERASLYEAAETWVDALNGRDFLGGSKPNLADLAVFGVLRPIRYLRSGKDMVEHTRIGEWYSRMEQAVGEPARIKA from the exons ATGAGAAGGGCTTCCACTCTCGCCTCACTCCCCCGCCTCTCCCGATCCCTCTCCACCGCCCACGGCGGCGCCGCTTCCACGTCAGCCCCCGCCACCTACGGTCTTCTCCAGGTTGCTCTGTACGGGACCACCTCCACCGGTTCTCAGGCTCGTCGTCGATGGTTCGATTCGTTTTCCGGAGGTTCGGGTCGGAAGCTGGCAATTGGCGTCGCCGGAACTCTGGCCTCGGTCGCTGTCGCCACGTCGCTCGCTCCGGAGGTCTATGCGAAAGAGCCGCCTCCGGCTGCGCTTGTTCCCAAGGAGGTCGTGCTTTACCAGTACGAAGCATGCCCTTTCTGCAACaaagttaaag CATTCTTGGATTACCACGATATACCCTACAAAGTTGTGGAGGTCAACCCACTTAGTAAGAAAGAGATTAAATGGTCCGATTATAAGAAGGTTCCGATACTGATGGTGGATGGGGAGCAGCTGGTTGACTCATCAG CTATAATTGATCAGTTGAATAGCAAAATTGTTCCTGAGAGAGCAGCTGCTTCTTCTCCAGATGACGATGAAGAGAAAAAGTGGCGCCA GTGGGTTGATAATCACTTGGTGCACATGTTGTCACCAAACATATACCGAAATACATCGGAGGCCCTCGAGTCCTTTGACTATATCACTAGCAATG GTAATTTTAGCTACACCGAAAAAATTTCAGTGAAGTATGCTGGTGCTGCAGCTATGTATTTTGTGtcaaagaaattgaagaagaaatataATATTACTGATGAACGTGCCTCCCTGTATGAAGCAGCAGAAACATGGGTTGATGCTCTTAATGGGCGGGACTTCCTCG GGGGCTCCAAACCGAATTTGGCCGACCTTGCTGTTTTTGGGGTGCTAAGACCAATCCGTTATTTGAGGTCGGGTAAAGATATGGTGGAGCACACACGCATCGGTGAATGGTACTCAAGAATGGAGCAAGCCGTGGGAGAGCCTGCAAGGATTAAGGCGTAA
- the LOC103438084 gene encoding zinc finger protein VAR3, chloroplastic, translating into MSAASKLMRFGTSLFHAPTRTLSPPTPSLLYLKPFAAGLRFPRYASSLDAIESIDTVPANSTEAPPPHHPWPEWVAFVDRLKAKGYFTGTPPKESDVYTDINEVKEASFSFARDRYDVFKSLSMEDIQVVVEGGCPNLFRKAVNSAKRLRFHLRLDEGEVCGGCNLRGSCDRAYVILKESEAAARTVDIVRILLFYALDPIVFYEGEKPPGREILETSARKLLSELLQLSERAVDPSLPKPAAKAIEKKKNYPSFIGDELSQDVEMKRGDWMCPKCNFMNFAKNLRCLQCKEDGPRKADTGDLEIEMKKGDWICTECSFMNFSRNIRCLKCKAEGPKSVGVHAVEMKKGDWTCPKCAFMNFASNRKCLRCQDPRPKKNPADWDCPSCDFMNYGRNAVCLKCNCKRPQEETTEYEEQMWRRPR; encoded by the exons ATGTCAGCTGCTTCAAAACTCATGCGTTTTGGGACCTCACTCTTCCACGCTCCCACAAGAACTCTCTCTCCTCCTACCCCTTCACTTCTCTATCTGAAGCCCTTCGCCGCCGGACTGCGCTTCCCCCGGTACGCCTCCTCTTTGGATGCAATTGAAAGTATTGACACCGTCCCGGCCAACAGCACAGAAGCGCCGCCGCCGCACCACCCCTGGCCCGAGTGGGTGGCCTTCGTCGACCGCTTGAAGGCCAAGGGGTACTTCACCGGAACGCCGCCGAAGGAGAGCGATGTTTACACGGATATAAATGAAGTAAAGGAGGCCTCTTTCAGCTTTGCTCGTGACCGCTATGATGTTTTCAA ATCGTTATCTATGGAAGATATTCAAGTAGTTGTGGAGGGTGGATGTCCCAATCTTTTCCGGAAAGCTGTGAATTCAGCAAAAAGATTGAGATTCCATTTGAGACTGGATGAAGGGGAG GTTTGCGGTGGTTGTAATCTCCGAGGTTCCTGTGATAGAGCTTATGTGATTCTTAAGGAATCTGAAGCAGCAGCACGTACAGTGGATATAGTGCGAATACTATTGTTTTATGCGCTGGATCCCATTGTTTTTTATGAGGGAGAGAAACCGCCTGGTAGAGAGATTCTAGAAACATCTGCAAGAAAGCTGCTTTCTGAGTTGCTTCAACTCAGCGAAAGGGCTGTTGACCCATCACTTCCAAAGCCTGCTGCCAAAGCtattgagaagaagaaaaattatcCAAGTTTCATTGGTGATGAACTATCTCAAGATGTTGAAATGAAGAGAGGAGATTGGATGTGTCCCAA GTGCAATTTTATGAACTTTGCTAAAAATTTAAGATGCCTACAATGTAAAGAAGATGGCCCAAGAAAAGCTGACACGGGTGATCTCGAAATCGAAATGAAAAAGGGAGACTGGATCTGCACTGA GTGCAGTTTCATGAACTTCTCTAGAAATATACGCTGCCTAAAGTGCAAAGCTGAAGGGCCAAAGAGCGTTGGTGTACATGCAGTTGAAATGAAGAAAGGAGACTGGACCTGCCCAAA GTGTGCATTCATGAATTTTGCAAGCAATAGGAAGTGTTTGCGTTGTCAAGATCCACGGCCCAAGAAAAATCCTGCAGACTGGGACTGCCCCTC ATGTGATTTCATGAATTATGGTAGAAACGCAGTTTGCCTGAAGTGCAACTGTAAACGCCCTCAAGAAGAAACTACTGAGTACGAGGAGCAGATGTGGAGGCGTCCACGCTAG